The DNA window ACTTAACTTATTAAGAAAGATTTATTCACCTCTCTTGTAACAGAAGTGATAGGTTTTCTTTCTAATGTCCCTCCGACTCTATTGACACTACTTCTTCTAGCTGGTTGTTCATACACAAATGAAAATATACCAATCTTACCTGAGAATGTCACATTTTTTTCATCGTCAAACCTAGGTCTAGCCACAGCATCTAAGAACATAAGCTTACCAATAAAGTTCTTGCTTTTGCATGTTCTATATGGCTTTTCTTCATCCGAAAGCAAGTAataattgtttttggttttgGTAATATAGAACCATTTTTCATCGATGAAAACAATATTATGCATGGAAATAAATTTTGGATCATGAGGCAAGTTGTTACTATCAAGCATATCCTTACAAAACCTTAAATGATTAATCATGTTATCCTCTTTTAAATACGGCTTAAGCGTATTTGAATGGCGCCGTATAACTCCTGACTTTTGCAACCTTATCAATGACGTCTTAGGAATGTTAAGAGAATTAGATAAAGCTCGATAGGTTAACCTTTTTGATAATGGTACTTGACGCATTCTCTCAAAGTCCAACTGAACCCTTTTCCTTCCGCACAAGGTTTTTCTATGACAAACATTACATGTGTCCTTTACTTGATTCCATATACGGTAAATGACACTTCTATGAACATTGTATAGTGAAGATATTCTTGGTATTACTCCATACTTATGTGACTTCCCATCCACACTCAAACTCATCAGTAAATGATATATAGCCTTCCTCTGCTCATTAGTTAGAAATCCACGTTTTCTTGAATTGATTTCACTTGTCAATGAGTCtgcataaataataaaaatgtgaTGGAGAATCAATTTAAGGTGATAAGTTTGCCGACAAAAATTTCAAGCTGAAATGTACCGGACCAGGTGACTTTATGTACTTTTATCACAGATAATATAATTCCATGCATAAATTTGCATCCATAAACATGATAATCTTGATATAGTGGCTCACTTTTGAATGAATATATGTTTTTCATGCTACTGTACATAATTCCATGCTACTGTTAATAATTTCACGCTACTCATAATATAATTCCATTGCATGGATGTATATAACTTGTTCACCTTAGATAATGATAAATATACTTCATGATATGGTTTAATGTAAAGAGAAAGTGACTCTAGTATGATAACTAGTCCAGTTTTTTCTTCCATGATTTACAAACTCCTTGAACAAAAAATTTAGACAAAAAGTTCAAACAAAATATACTTGTAATTCAAACAAATAGGAAAATAAATtacaataagaaaagaaaataaaatgacagTACGTTACTACTATTATTTGAAATAATTACTCACCATTTTCAATTGAGAAAGAATCATTGTTACCTTCAACATTGAGAAATGGGAAATGAGTTAACTCTAACTCAAATTCAGGTGCTTCTATATTTGATGGTATATCTTGGTTCATGTTATCTTCAACAATGAGATTTGATGGATGATTTAGCTCAAACTCAAATTGAGGTGTTTCAATATTTGATGGTGCAATAGTCTCACATATAGATGATTGTTCTTCTGGAAAAGTGAAAGCAACATTTAAGTCTATGTCAAGAGGCATTTTTTAGCATGAATGAAAGTAAATATGGAAAGCTCAATATCTTTGTATAGAGAATGATTGAATTTGTAGAGTTTTTTGTGATAATGATtcaaattttaacatttgaaatttcaaAAGTTTACTTGCTAAAAATTTGGTGGTAAATTGCTAATATAAAATGGTGGGAAACCAAATTTACaaaagttttgtttttctaaaatcTGAATCTAACGTGAAGTTTGAGTAGCACTGGAGTTATACTGTATTTGTGATAATTAACATAACTATTCTTGTGAAGAGGAAAAGATACTATTGGAATTAAGCATAGTGATTTATTGATAATTACAAGAAACAAGAATAATAATGACtatgattaatatttcaaggtTAGTTTTGGAATGaaataatcaatttttaaattattaataaaaaaatttgttttcttgGTCTGTGTGATTTTTTCAAAGTGTTTCTTATAAAAATGACCGGAGGGAGTATCTTATATTTTGTAtgagttaaataagtttttgtccctataaatattgttgtttcatttttagtctcttCTGGGTTTAGGCAACAGTTTTAACTGATTTTGGCAacagtttttttataaaaaccgttacctaaaggcagggagggactaaaaatgaaaattgcaatatttataggaaccaaaaacttatttaatcctatttttatttatagtaaGTAACACTGTAGTAGAAGAGTTGAGACTAAGGAGAAAAAGAGAATTTAGGGATTCAAATATAATATGAGACATATTTATAGGTcatatatgataaataaaaaatcaataataaattaacTAATTGATAAAATTTATAATCATGTCATTTATAACTCTTTTCTCGAATATCGACAAAGAATATGTCTCGTTAAAATTTTATTAGAAAAAATCTAGTAGAAAAAATTCTAGTAAAGAAAAGTGTACAACATTCTTTGTGTGAGAACTTACCCTATTActaatcaatacaaattattACAAATAAGAAAGAATAATATAATCATTCATTATTCACAATAGTTCACTGGAATGTTTGTTCAGGacatgcctcgttaaaaccttactagaaaaggTCCAGAAAAAAATTAGTGAAGAAAAATAGTACagtatatttttaagaaaaattcatTTCTCCCCATCAACTGAACAAATTCATTTCTCCTTCAAAGTTGAACGATCATTTCTTCGACGATGAAGATCAATTTTTTGCAATAGTTGGTTAAAAGTTCCACTAGAgagtgactttgtgaaaaggTCTACAAGATTACCACATTAATAAATTTGTTGGAGCTTAtattgtaacacccgaggccgaagaaggcgaggggcggttgcaccgcatggaacacctgaggccaatgggggctagggtggtcgccacatcggaatgagaggaatcctaaGGCCGTgtaggtatgagactgcatggttgaaggaaagcttataaggattgatcggtactacctataccaacaagatgcatcttcttttcggaagcccgttcaataagaacttcacagttaagcgtgcttgacttggagtagtattgggatgggtgaccttctgggaagtttcccgaaaagcatgcgagtgaggtcaaagcatactgaaaagacccgtgttggtttgtggggtcagtcgatcatcctgaaagcagtttgaggtgttacaaatggtatcagagccagacctctcccagtacgatgtggttcgaggacgaaccatgcggaagctggtgggcatgtaacacccgaggccgaagaaggcgaggggcggttgcaccgcatggaacacctgaggccaatgggggctagggtggtcgccacatcggaatgagaggaatcctaaggccgtgcaggtatgagactgcatggttgaaggaaagcttataaggattgatcggtactacctataccaacaagatccATCTTCTTTTCGGAAGCCCGATCAataagaacttcacagttaagcgtgcttgacttggagtagtattgggatgggtgaccttctgggaagtttcccgaaaagcatgcgagtgaggtcaaagcatactgaaaagacccgtgttggtttgtggggtcagtcgatcatcctgaaagcagtttgaggtgttacaaatggtatcagagccagacctctcccagtacgatgtggttcgaggacgaaccatgcggaagctggtgggcatgtaacacccgaggccgaagaaggcgaggggcggttgcaccgcatggaacacctgaggccaatgggggctagggtggtcgccacatcggaatgagaggaatcctaaggccgtgcaggtatgagactgcatggttgaaggaaagcttataaggattgatcggtactacctataccaacaagatgcatcttcttttcggaagcccgttcaataagaacttcacagttaagcgtgcttgacttggagtagtattgggatgggtgaccttctgggaagtttcccgaaaagcatgcgagtgaggtcaaagcatactgaaaagacccgtgttggtttgtggggtcagtcgatcatcctgaaagcagTTTGAGGTGTTACATATATCACCACTTTTCTGAAGATCACGAGTGAAAAAGAAATTTGGAGGAATGTGTTTTGTTCGATCTTCTTTAATGTAACGATCTTTCAATTGAGCAACGCATGtaatattatcttcatatatggtgGTTGTATACTTGTATTTCTTTTTCCAGAATTCAAACCACAAGTCTTTTGTATGTGTTAAATTTGGAATCTCAACCAAACATATCTTTCAGTTGAGCAATGCATGCAATATTACCTTCTTATATGATGGTTGCGTTTCTTTTTTTAGAAGTCAAACAACGAGTCTTTTGTGTGTTGAATTTGGAATATCAACCAAACACATTCTCGACTTGTGTCATGTAATGCTAAAAAATTTgtcataattaaatgaagttgctGCTATGATTTGTCTTGTAGATCTCCATAAAATAGTTGTACCATCATAAGTAAACAAACAATATGTGCGATTTACCATTATGAGGATCTGATAAGTACCTTATTTCTACATAACCGATTAATTATAATTTGGATACTTTGGATTAAAACAAACTCATGTCCATTTACTCTTACGATAACAAAGTATGTGTTTGACTTTGTTCAAATGTTTTCGTGTAGGTGAAGAACTATATCTTGCTAATAGAGTTATATAAATTAACATATCATGGTGCGTATAATTAGCAAGATAGATCATTGCTTGAATTACACTAGAATATTGTATTTCAGGACCAATTAGTTTTTTACCCTCTTCTTGAGGTCTAAAAGAGTCGTATTCACATCCCATGATCTAATATCATAGAGGTAAACAACATACAAGATTTGTCCATATAGGAACATTTTAACATTTTTTCTATATACAATATTTTCTCATATAGAAACGTTTTAATACTTTTTCTATATAACCTTCTTGGTGTATAAATGTCCCATTGTCTAAATGTTCATCTAACTAGTAAGGACTTTTTCTTTCCCAAGTCCTTCATCTCAAATAATTTCTTTaaacaatttatagcttttggaatctcttgaggagttccaataattttatgtcatctacatagacaactattatagaaaaaaaattctagattttttcataaaattacaaggacataTGGACCTATTTGTATATCACTCCCTTCGAAAATATTCATTGAGACACATGTTGTTAGAagtaattcatattcagaagTTGTTGTTAGTCAGAAGCAGTAGTTTCTGAGGTTGTTAATCAGAAGCTTTTCTAGAAGCTGTTCTTAACGGTTAGACTAGCTTAGCATACTTTTGGTTGTGCCTACGAGGCAATTTAATTTTGTATATTTAAACATGGTTGTTATAGTGAAATCTTAACTGGATTTTCATAATTGAGAGTTTGTTatgtttttctctcttctctctctctctctctctctctctctctctctctctctctctctctctctctctctctctctctctctctctcttccatcttcatcttcatcttcaactttgtgctccaacaattggtatctaaaGCTTAGATTTGAGTCATTGAGAAACACAAGGGTACGTGAGACATGTGTGATTGATTTCATTTTTTTGAATTTGCGTTAAATTCACGATCAGAATCGTAACATAATTGCATTTCTTGATTTTGTAGGATTGAGAAACACGAGTGTTTGGTGAGATCTGAGTAAGTTTCAGTGCACAAGAATGAAGATGAACGGTGGAAATAACTTGAATACATAGCTTCTAATGTTTGACAAAATTAATTGGAATCAGTGAATGATTTAGATGCGTGTGTTGTTTGGTGCTCAAGACGTTCTTGATCTCGTCACCGACGGTTACATTCCTGTTGCAGCAGACGCAACAGAGGAACAAAGATATACAATGAAGAAAGATCAAAAGGCGTTGTTGTACATCTATCAGTGTGTGGATGCGAATGTGTTTGAGAAAATCGCTAATTCAACGACAGTGAAGATTGCGTGGGATATACTGGCTCGATGCTGCGATGGTGATGCATCAGCCAAGAAGGTGAAGCTACAATATCTATGTAAGCAGGATAAGAATCGCAACATAAAGGACAATGAACAGATACCAGATTACATTtctagagtgattttgatcacaAATAAGATGAAATCTTGTGGataaactctttctgaacaagtaatattGAAAAGATATTGAGATCTCTTACTCTTCAATTTGATTACATAGTTGTAGCAATTGAACATTCTAAGAATCTTAGCACCGTGAGAATTGAAGAGCTGCAGACTAGTATAGAGGCACGAGAGTTGCGTTTGACTGAGAGAATCTCTAAAAGAGAGGTAAAGCAGGCTTTAACGGTGTCTTCTGGTAAGAAGAGTCAGAAGCAGTCTTGGTCAAAAGCCAAGAA is part of the Vicia villosa cultivar HV-30 ecotype Madison, WI linkage group LG2, Vvil1.0, whole genome shotgun sequence genome and encodes:
- the LOC131650383 gene encoding uncharacterized protein LOC131650383, whose protein sequence is MPLDIDLNVAFTFPEEQSSICETIAPSNIETPQFEFELNHPSNLIVEDNMNQDIPSNIEAPEFELELTHFPFLNVEGNNDSFSIENDSLTSEINSRKRGFLTNEQRKAIYHLLMSLSVDGKSHKYGVIPRISSLYNVHRSVIYRIWNQVKDTCNVCHRKTLCGRKRVQLDFERMRQVPLSKRLTYRALSNSLNIPKTSLIRLQKSGVIRRHSNTLKPYLKEDNMINHLRFCKDMLDSNNLPHDPKFISMHNIVFIDEKWFYITKTKNNYYLLSDEEKPYRTCKSKNFIGKLMFLDAVARPRFDDEKNVTFSGKIGIFSFVYEQPARRSSVNRVGGTLERKPITSVTREVNKSFLIS